The Chrysemys picta bellii isolate R12L10 chromosome 12, ASM1138683v2, whole genome shotgun sequence genome has a segment encoding these proteins:
- the LOC101953559 gene encoding ankyrin repeat domain-containing protein 40-like isoform X4, translated as MHKPVSKTTAPDGNEVTARGTGVGGLGSVAGLTCCLALDKSLDIEIIRRTCLHWACKRNHAEVVSCLIDAGADKEILTAKGELAAQLTSKKEIRKIMGVEENEFEEVEDLNLPIVANYLANPPFPYVYTKESNSIPSISTAFQNESTSVSFVSLCETSSCSSATQVESIGTPTSSHSEDDFPVVHSKEGQPTPSAAIMVPEYPKPRVQNGSICQPSMSHNRGLFSPVASKQPVPQQQNGSHTGAAPTFQPLFFTGTFPYNMQELVLKVRIQNLRENDFIEIELDRQELTYQDLLRVSCCELGVNQEQVEKIRKLPNTLVRKDKDVARLQDFQELELVLMKSDNSPFRNAASTLMERSCYNSKASKLTY; from the exons ATGCACAAGCCTGTGAGCAAGACTACAGCTCCAGATGGCAATGAAGTCACTGCAAGGGGTACAGGAGTAGGTGGCCTGGGTTCTGTTGCTGGACTGACTTGTTGcctggccttggacaagtcacttgacATTGAGATAATCAGAAG GACTTGTTTGCACTGGGCATGCAAACGGAATCATGCTGAAGTGGTCTCTTGCCTGATTGATGCTGGTGCTGATAAGGAGATTCTCACAGCTAAAGGAGAACTGGCAGCCCAGTTAAcgtcaaagaaagaaatcaggAAGATTATGGGAG TGGAGGAAAATGAATTTGAAGAAGTGGAAGACTTAAATCTGCCAATTGTTGCAAACTATTTGGCCAATCCACCCTTCCCTTATGTTTACACTAAAGAAAGCAACAGCATTCCATCCATCTCAACAGCATTCCAGAATGAAAGCACTTCCGTCTCTTTTGTTTCTCTGTGTGAGACCAGTTCTTGTTCATCAGCAACTCAGGTTGAAAGCATAGGCACACCCACGTCATCACACAGCGAAGATGATTTTCCTGTGGTACACTCTAAGGAAGGCCAGCCCACCCCATCAGCAGCCATCATGGTGCCAGAATATCCAAAACCTAGAGTCCAGAATGGCTCCATTTGTCAGCCATCCATGTCTCATAATAGAGGCCTCTTTTCTCCAGTAGCATCTAAACAGCCTGTACCTCAGCAACAGAATGGCTCTCATACTGGGGCTGCACCAACATTTCAGCCACTTTTCTTCACCGGAACTTTTCCATATAATATGCAAG aatTGGTGCTTAAGGTAAGAATTCAGAACCTTAGGGAAAATGACTTCATTGAGATTGAATTAGACAGACAAGAACTGACCTATCAGGATCTACTCAGAGTCAGTTGCTGTGAATTGGGTGTTAATCAAGAACAAGTGGAGAAGATTAGAAAGTTACCGAATACGTTGGTCAGAAAG GACAAAGATGTTGCAAGACTTCAGGATTTTCAAGAACTGGAGCTGGTTCTAATGAAAAGTGACAACTCTCCTTTTAGAAATGCTGCATCAACACTGATGGAGAGGTCTTGCTACAATAGTAAAGCATCAAAGCTGACTTACTGA
- the LOC101953559 gene encoding ankyrin repeat domain-containing protein 40-like isoform X2, translating to MHKPVSKTTAPDGNEVTARGTGVGGLGSVAGLTCCLALDKSLDIEIIRRTCLHWACKRNHAEVVSCLIDAGADKEILTAKGELAAQLTSKKEIRKIMGDGVCLSITGNPLSIYMSLKDYTPLEENEFEEVEDLNLPIVANYLANPPFPYVYTKESNSIPSISTAFQNESTSVSFVSLCETSSCSSATQVESIGTPTSSHSEDDFPVVHSKEGQPTPSAAIMVPEYPKPRVQNGSICQPSMSHNRGLFSPVASKQPVPQQQNGSHTGAAPTFQPLFFTGTFPYNMQELVLKVRIQNLRENDFIEIELDRQELTYQDLLRVSCCELGVNQEQVEKIRKLPNTLVRKDKDVARLQDFQELELVLMKSDNSPFRNAASTLMERSCYNSKASKLTY from the exons ATGCACAAGCCTGTGAGCAAGACTACAGCTCCAGATGGCAATGAAGTCACTGCAAGGGGTACAGGAGTAGGTGGCCTGGGTTCTGTTGCTGGACTGACTTGTTGcctggccttggacaagtcacttgacATTGAGATAATCAGAAG GACTTGTTTGCACTGGGCATGCAAACGGAATCATGCTGAAGTGGTCTCTTGCCTGATTGATGCTGGTGCTGATAAGGAGATTCTCACAGCTAAAGGAGAACTGGCAGCCCAGTTAAcgtcaaagaaagaaatcaggAAGATTATGGGAG atggaGTGTGCCTTTCTATAACTGGTAATCCCTTATCTATCTATATGAGTTTAAAAGATTATACCCCAT TGGAGGAAAATGAATTTGAAGAAGTGGAAGACTTAAATCTGCCAATTGTTGCAAACTATTTGGCCAATCCACCCTTCCCTTATGTTTACACTAAAGAAAGCAACAGCATTCCATCCATCTCAACAGCATTCCAGAATGAAAGCACTTCCGTCTCTTTTGTTTCTCTGTGTGAGACCAGTTCTTGTTCATCAGCAACTCAGGTTGAAAGCATAGGCACACCCACGTCATCACACAGCGAAGATGATTTTCCTGTGGTACACTCTAAGGAAGGCCAGCCCACCCCATCAGCAGCCATCATGGTGCCAGAATATCCAAAACCTAGAGTCCAGAATGGCTCCATTTGTCAGCCATCCATGTCTCATAATAGAGGCCTCTTTTCTCCAGTAGCATCTAAACAGCCTGTACCTCAGCAACAGAATGGCTCTCATACTGGGGCTGCACCAACATTTCAGCCACTTTTCTTCACCGGAACTTTTCCATATAATATGCAAG aatTGGTGCTTAAGGTAAGAATTCAGAACCTTAGGGAAAATGACTTCATTGAGATTGAATTAGACAGACAAGAACTGACCTATCAGGATCTACTCAGAGTCAGTTGCTGTGAATTGGGTGTTAATCAAGAACAAGTGGAGAAGATTAGAAAGTTACCGAATACGTTGGTCAGAAAG GACAAAGATGTTGCAAGACTTCAGGATTTTCAAGAACTGGAGCTGGTTCTAATGAAAAGTGACAACTCTCCTTTTAGAAATGCTGCATCAACACTGATGGAGAGGTCTTGCTACAATAGTAAAGCATCAAAGCTGACTTACTGA
- the LOC101953559 gene encoding ankyrin repeat domain-containing protein 40-like isoform X6, translating to MCNLGTCLHWACKRNHAEVVSCLIDAGADKEILTAKGELAAQLTSKKEIRKIMGDGVCLSITGNPLSIYMSLKDYTPLEENEFEEVEDLNLPIVANYLANPPFPYVYTKESNSIPSISTAFQNESTSVSFVSLCETSSCSSATQVESIGTPTSSHSEDDFPVVHSKEGQPTPSAAIMVPEYPKPRVQNGSICQPSMSHNRGLFSPVASKQPVPQQQNGSHTGAAPTFQPLFFTGTFPYNMQELVLKVRIQNLRENDFIEIELDRQELTYQDLLRVSCCELGVNQEQVEKIRKLPNTLVRKDKDVARLQDFQELELVLMKSDNSPFRNAASTLMERSCYNSKASKLTY from the exons GACTTGTTTGCACTGGGCATGCAAACGGAATCATGCTGAAGTGGTCTCTTGCCTGATTGATGCTGGTGCTGATAAGGAGATTCTCACAGCTAAAGGAGAACTGGCAGCCCAGTTAAcgtcaaagaaagaaatcaggAAGATTATGGGAG atggaGTGTGCCTTTCTATAACTGGTAATCCCTTATCTATCTATATGAGTTTAAAAGATTATACCCCAT TGGAGGAAAATGAATTTGAAGAAGTGGAAGACTTAAATCTGCCAATTGTTGCAAACTATTTGGCCAATCCACCCTTCCCTTATGTTTACACTAAAGAAAGCAACAGCATTCCATCCATCTCAACAGCATTCCAGAATGAAAGCACTTCCGTCTCTTTTGTTTCTCTGTGTGAGACCAGTTCTTGTTCATCAGCAACTCAGGTTGAAAGCATAGGCACACCCACGTCATCACACAGCGAAGATGATTTTCCTGTGGTACACTCTAAGGAAGGCCAGCCCACCCCATCAGCAGCCATCATGGTGCCAGAATATCCAAAACCTAGAGTCCAGAATGGCTCCATTTGTCAGCCATCCATGTCTCATAATAGAGGCCTCTTTTCTCCAGTAGCATCTAAACAGCCTGTACCTCAGCAACAGAATGGCTCTCATACTGGGGCTGCACCAACATTTCAGCCACTTTTCTTCACCGGAACTTTTCCATATAATATGCAAG aatTGGTGCTTAAGGTAAGAATTCAGAACCTTAGGGAAAATGACTTCATTGAGATTGAATTAGACAGACAAGAACTGACCTATCAGGATCTACTCAGAGTCAGTTGCTGTGAATTGGGTGTTAATCAAGAACAAGTGGAGAAGATTAGAAAGTTACCGAATACGTTGGTCAGAAAG GACAAAGATGTTGCAAGACTTCAGGATTTTCAAGAACTGGAGCTGGTTCTAATGAAAAGTGACAACTCTCCTTTTAGAAATGCTGCATCAACACTGATGGAGAGGTCTTGCTACAATAGTAAAGCATCAAAGCTGACTTACTGA
- the LOC101953559 gene encoding ankyrin repeat domain-containing protein 40-like isoform X7 — protein MCNLGTCLHWACKRNHAEVVSCLIDAGADKEILTAKGELAAQLTSKKEIRKIMGVEENEFEEVEDLNLPIVANYLANPPFPYVYTKESNSIPSISTAFQNESTSVSFVSLCETSSCSSATQVESIGTPTSSHSEDDFPVVHSKEGQPTPSAAIMVPEYPKPRVQNGSICQPSMSHNRGLFSPVASKQPVPQQQNGSHTGAAPTFQPLFFTGTFPYNMQELVLKVRIQNLRENDFIEIELDRQELTYQDLLRVSCCELGVNQEQVEKIRKLPNTLVRKDKDVARLQDFQELELVLMKSDNSPFRNAASTLMERSCYNSKASKLTY, from the exons GACTTGTTTGCACTGGGCATGCAAACGGAATCATGCTGAAGTGGTCTCTTGCCTGATTGATGCTGGTGCTGATAAGGAGATTCTCACAGCTAAAGGAGAACTGGCAGCCCAGTTAAcgtcaaagaaagaaatcaggAAGATTATGGGAG TGGAGGAAAATGAATTTGAAGAAGTGGAAGACTTAAATCTGCCAATTGTTGCAAACTATTTGGCCAATCCACCCTTCCCTTATGTTTACACTAAAGAAAGCAACAGCATTCCATCCATCTCAACAGCATTCCAGAATGAAAGCACTTCCGTCTCTTTTGTTTCTCTGTGTGAGACCAGTTCTTGTTCATCAGCAACTCAGGTTGAAAGCATAGGCACACCCACGTCATCACACAGCGAAGATGATTTTCCTGTGGTACACTCTAAGGAAGGCCAGCCCACCCCATCAGCAGCCATCATGGTGCCAGAATATCCAAAACCTAGAGTCCAGAATGGCTCCATTTGTCAGCCATCCATGTCTCATAATAGAGGCCTCTTTTCTCCAGTAGCATCTAAACAGCCTGTACCTCAGCAACAGAATGGCTCTCATACTGGGGCTGCACCAACATTTCAGCCACTTTTCTTCACCGGAACTTTTCCATATAATATGCAAG aatTGGTGCTTAAGGTAAGAATTCAGAACCTTAGGGAAAATGACTTCATTGAGATTGAATTAGACAGACAAGAACTGACCTATCAGGATCTACTCAGAGTCAGTTGCTGTGAATTGGGTGTTAATCAAGAACAAGTGGAGAAGATTAGAAAGTTACCGAATACGTTGGTCAGAAAG GACAAAGATGTTGCAAGACTTCAGGATTTTCAAGAACTGGAGCTGGTTCTAATGAAAAGTGACAACTCTCCTTTTAGAAATGCTGCATCAACACTGATGGAGAGGTCTTGCTACAATAGTAAAGCATCAAAGCTGACTTACTGA
- the LOC101953559 gene encoding ankyrin repeat domain-containing protein 40-like isoform X3, with product MKGSALGGKRGLVGSALDWNLGDLDSVPSSANGLLGDPGNLTSVLCALVSPSVKWTCLHWACKRNHAEVVSCLIDAGADKEILTAKGELAAQLTSKKEIRKIMGVEENEFEEVEDLNLPIVANYLANPPFPYVYTKESNSIPSISTAFQNESTSVSFVSLCETSSCSSATQVESIGTPTSSHSEDDFPVVHSKEGQPTPSAAIMVPEYPKPRVQNGSICQPSMSHNRGLFSPVASKQPVPQQQNGSHTGAAPTFQPLFFTGTFPYNMQELVLKVRIQNLRENDFIEIELDRQELTYQDLLRVSCCELGVNQEQVEKIRKLPNTLVRKDKDVARLQDFQELELVLMKSDNSPFRNAASTLMERSCYNSKASKLTY from the exons ATGAAAGGCTCAGCGCTGGGAGGCAAGCGGGGCCTAGTGGGTAGTGCCCTGGACTGGAACTTAGGAGACTTGGATTCTGTACCTAGCTCTGCcaatggcctgctgggtgatcctGGGAACCTCACGTCAgtgctctgtgccttggtttccccgtctgtaaaatg GACTTGTTTGCACTGGGCATGCAAACGGAATCATGCTGAAGTGGTCTCTTGCCTGATTGATGCTGGTGCTGATAAGGAGATTCTCACAGCTAAAGGAGAACTGGCAGCCCAGTTAAcgtcaaagaaagaaatcaggAAGATTATGGGAG TGGAGGAAAATGAATTTGAAGAAGTGGAAGACTTAAATCTGCCAATTGTTGCAAACTATTTGGCCAATCCACCCTTCCCTTATGTTTACACTAAAGAAAGCAACAGCATTCCATCCATCTCAACAGCATTCCAGAATGAAAGCACTTCCGTCTCTTTTGTTTCTCTGTGTGAGACCAGTTCTTGTTCATCAGCAACTCAGGTTGAAAGCATAGGCACACCCACGTCATCACACAGCGAAGATGATTTTCCTGTGGTACACTCTAAGGAAGGCCAGCCCACCCCATCAGCAGCCATCATGGTGCCAGAATATCCAAAACCTAGAGTCCAGAATGGCTCCATTTGTCAGCCATCCATGTCTCATAATAGAGGCCTCTTTTCTCCAGTAGCATCTAAACAGCCTGTACCTCAGCAACAGAATGGCTCTCATACTGGGGCTGCACCAACATTTCAGCCACTTTTCTTCACCGGAACTTTTCCATATAATATGCAAG aatTGGTGCTTAAGGTAAGAATTCAGAACCTTAGGGAAAATGACTTCATTGAGATTGAATTAGACAGACAAGAACTGACCTATCAGGATCTACTCAGAGTCAGTTGCTGTGAATTGGGTGTTAATCAAGAACAAGTGGAGAAGATTAGAAAGTTACCGAATACGTTGGTCAGAAAG GACAAAGATGTTGCAAGACTTCAGGATTTTCAAGAACTGGAGCTGGTTCTAATGAAAAGTGACAACTCTCCTTTTAGAAATGCTGCATCAACACTGATGGAGAGGTCTTGCTACAATAGTAAAGCATCAAAGCTGACTTACTGA
- the LOC101953559 gene encoding ankyrin repeat domain-containing protein 40-like isoform X8: MSGPLEERELQERLREAAALGDLEEVRRLLQSGADVNSPNEINGWTCLHWACKRNHAEVVSCLIDAGADKEILTAKGELAAQLTSKKEIRKIMGDGVCLSITGNPLSIYMSLKDYTPLEENEFEEVEDLNLPIVANYLANPPFPYVYTKESNSIPSISTAFQNESTSVSFVSLCETSSCSSATQVESIGTPTSSHSEDDFPVVHSKEGQPTPSAAIMVPEYPKPRVQNGSICQPSMSHNRGLFSPVASKQPVPQQQNGSHTGAAPTFQPLFFTGTFPYNMQELVLKVRIQNLRENDFIEIELDRQELTYQDLLRVSCCELGVNQEQVEKIRKLPNTLVRKDKDVARLQDFQELELVLMKSDNSPFRNAASTLMERSCYNSKASKLTY; the protein is encoded by the exons ATGAGCGGCCCCCTGGAGGAGAGGGAGCTGCAGgagaggctgcgggaagcggccgCTCTGGGGGACCTGGAGGAGGTTCGGCGCCTGCTGCAGAGCGGGGCGGACGTCAACTCCCCCAATGAGATCAACGGCTG GACTTGTTTGCACTGGGCATGCAAACGGAATCATGCTGAAGTGGTCTCTTGCCTGATTGATGCTGGTGCTGATAAGGAGATTCTCACAGCTAAAGGAGAACTGGCAGCCCAGTTAAcgtcaaagaaagaaatcaggAAGATTATGGGAG atggaGTGTGCCTTTCTATAACTGGTAATCCCTTATCTATCTATATGAGTTTAAAAGATTATACCCCAT TGGAGGAAAATGAATTTGAAGAAGTGGAAGACTTAAATCTGCCAATTGTTGCAAACTATTTGGCCAATCCACCCTTCCCTTATGTTTACACTAAAGAAAGCAACAGCATTCCATCCATCTCAACAGCATTCCAGAATGAAAGCACTTCCGTCTCTTTTGTTTCTCTGTGTGAGACCAGTTCTTGTTCATCAGCAACTCAGGTTGAAAGCATAGGCACACCCACGTCATCACACAGCGAAGATGATTTTCCTGTGGTACACTCTAAGGAAGGCCAGCCCACCCCATCAGCAGCCATCATGGTGCCAGAATATCCAAAACCTAGAGTCCAGAATGGCTCCATTTGTCAGCCATCCATGTCTCATAATAGAGGCCTCTTTTCTCCAGTAGCATCTAAACAGCCTGTACCTCAGCAACAGAATGGCTCTCATACTGGGGCTGCACCAACATTTCAGCCACTTTTCTTCACCGGAACTTTTCCATATAATATGCAAG aatTGGTGCTTAAGGTAAGAATTCAGAACCTTAGGGAAAATGACTTCATTGAGATTGAATTAGACAGACAAGAACTGACCTATCAGGATCTACTCAGAGTCAGTTGCTGTGAATTGGGTGTTAATCAAGAACAAGTGGAGAAGATTAGAAAGTTACCGAATACGTTGGTCAGAAAG GACAAAGATGTTGCAAGACTTCAGGATTTTCAAGAACTGGAGCTGGTTCTAATGAAAAGTGACAACTCTCCTTTTAGAAATGCTGCATCAACACTGATGGAGAGGTCTTGCTACAATAGTAAAGCATCAAAGCTGACTTACTGA
- the LOC101953559 gene encoding ankyrin repeat domain-containing protein 40-like isoform X5 — protein sequence MSGPLEERELQERLREAAALGDLEEVRRLLQSGADVNSPNEINGWTCLHWACKRNHAEVVSCLIDAGADKEILTAKGELAAQLTSKKEIRKIMGVEENEFEEVEDLNLPIVANYLANPPFPYVYTKESNSIPSISTAFQNESTSVSFVSLCETSSCSSATQVESIGTPTSSHSEDDFPVVHSKEGQPTPSAAIMVPEYPKPRVQNGSICQPSMSHNRGLFSPVASKQPVPQQQNGSHTGAAPTFQPLFFTGTFPYNMQELVLKVRIQNLRENDFIEIELDRQELTYQDLLRVSCCELGVNQEQVEKIRKLPNTLVRKDKDVARLQDFQELELVLMKSDNSPFRNAASTLMERSCYNSKASKLTY from the exons ATGAGCGGCCCCCTGGAGGAGAGGGAGCTGCAGgagaggctgcgggaagcggccgCTCTGGGGGACCTGGAGGAGGTTCGGCGCCTGCTGCAGAGCGGGGCGGACGTCAACTCCCCCAATGAGATCAACGGCTG GACTTGTTTGCACTGGGCATGCAAACGGAATCATGCTGAAGTGGTCTCTTGCCTGATTGATGCTGGTGCTGATAAGGAGATTCTCACAGCTAAAGGAGAACTGGCAGCCCAGTTAAcgtcaaagaaagaaatcaggAAGATTATGGGAG TGGAGGAAAATGAATTTGAAGAAGTGGAAGACTTAAATCTGCCAATTGTTGCAAACTATTTGGCCAATCCACCCTTCCCTTATGTTTACACTAAAGAAAGCAACAGCATTCCATCCATCTCAACAGCATTCCAGAATGAAAGCACTTCCGTCTCTTTTGTTTCTCTGTGTGAGACCAGTTCTTGTTCATCAGCAACTCAGGTTGAAAGCATAGGCACACCCACGTCATCACACAGCGAAGATGATTTTCCTGTGGTACACTCTAAGGAAGGCCAGCCCACCCCATCAGCAGCCATCATGGTGCCAGAATATCCAAAACCTAGAGTCCAGAATGGCTCCATTTGTCAGCCATCCATGTCTCATAATAGAGGCCTCTTTTCTCCAGTAGCATCTAAACAGCCTGTACCTCAGCAACAGAATGGCTCTCATACTGGGGCTGCACCAACATTTCAGCCACTTTTCTTCACCGGAACTTTTCCATATAATATGCAAG aatTGGTGCTTAAGGTAAGAATTCAGAACCTTAGGGAAAATGACTTCATTGAGATTGAATTAGACAGACAAGAACTGACCTATCAGGATCTACTCAGAGTCAGTTGCTGTGAATTGGGTGTTAATCAAGAACAAGTGGAGAAGATTAGAAAGTTACCGAATACGTTGGTCAGAAAG GACAAAGATGTTGCAAGACTTCAGGATTTTCAAGAACTGGAGCTGGTTCTAATGAAAAGTGACAACTCTCCTTTTAGAAATGCTGCATCAACACTGATGGAGAGGTCTTGCTACAATAGTAAAGCATCAAAGCTGACTTACTGA
- the LOC101953559 gene encoding ankyrin repeat domain-containing protein 40-like isoform X1 translates to MKGSALGGKRGLVGSALDWNLGDLDSVPSSANGLLGDPGNLTSVLCALVSPSVKWTCLHWACKRNHAEVVSCLIDAGADKEILTAKGELAAQLTSKKEIRKIMGDGVCLSITGNPLSIYMSLKDYTPLEENEFEEVEDLNLPIVANYLANPPFPYVYTKESNSIPSISTAFQNESTSVSFVSLCETSSCSSATQVESIGTPTSSHSEDDFPVVHSKEGQPTPSAAIMVPEYPKPRVQNGSICQPSMSHNRGLFSPVASKQPVPQQQNGSHTGAAPTFQPLFFTGTFPYNMQELVLKVRIQNLRENDFIEIELDRQELTYQDLLRVSCCELGVNQEQVEKIRKLPNTLVRKDKDVARLQDFQELELVLMKSDNSPFRNAASTLMERSCYNSKASKLTY, encoded by the exons ATGAAAGGCTCAGCGCTGGGAGGCAAGCGGGGCCTAGTGGGTAGTGCCCTGGACTGGAACTTAGGAGACTTGGATTCTGTACCTAGCTCTGCcaatggcctgctgggtgatcctGGGAACCTCACGTCAgtgctctgtgccttggtttccccgtctgtaaaatg GACTTGTTTGCACTGGGCATGCAAACGGAATCATGCTGAAGTGGTCTCTTGCCTGATTGATGCTGGTGCTGATAAGGAGATTCTCACAGCTAAAGGAGAACTGGCAGCCCAGTTAAcgtcaaagaaagaaatcaggAAGATTATGGGAG atggaGTGTGCCTTTCTATAACTGGTAATCCCTTATCTATCTATATGAGTTTAAAAGATTATACCCCAT TGGAGGAAAATGAATTTGAAGAAGTGGAAGACTTAAATCTGCCAATTGTTGCAAACTATTTGGCCAATCCACCCTTCCCTTATGTTTACACTAAAGAAAGCAACAGCATTCCATCCATCTCAACAGCATTCCAGAATGAAAGCACTTCCGTCTCTTTTGTTTCTCTGTGTGAGACCAGTTCTTGTTCATCAGCAACTCAGGTTGAAAGCATAGGCACACCCACGTCATCACACAGCGAAGATGATTTTCCTGTGGTACACTCTAAGGAAGGCCAGCCCACCCCATCAGCAGCCATCATGGTGCCAGAATATCCAAAACCTAGAGTCCAGAATGGCTCCATTTGTCAGCCATCCATGTCTCATAATAGAGGCCTCTTTTCTCCAGTAGCATCTAAACAGCCTGTACCTCAGCAACAGAATGGCTCTCATACTGGGGCTGCACCAACATTTCAGCCACTTTTCTTCACCGGAACTTTTCCATATAATATGCAAG aatTGGTGCTTAAGGTAAGAATTCAGAACCTTAGGGAAAATGACTTCATTGAGATTGAATTAGACAGACAAGAACTGACCTATCAGGATCTACTCAGAGTCAGTTGCTGTGAATTGGGTGTTAATCAAGAACAAGTGGAGAAGATTAGAAAGTTACCGAATACGTTGGTCAGAAAG GACAAAGATGTTGCAAGACTTCAGGATTTTCAAGAACTGGAGCTGGTTCTAATGAAAAGTGACAACTCTCCTTTTAGAAATGCTGCATCAACACTGATGGAGAGGTCTTGCTACAATAGTAAAGCATCAAAGCTGACTTACTGA